The sequence CTCTTCGGCGCGCACGAGCACGAGAACAGCCGCTTCGCCGAAATCTCCGAACGCCTGCGCAAGGAGACCATGCGCACCGTGCGCGTGTCGGCCGCCAACGTGCCCATCGTGCAGATCGTTGCCGCCACCGCCGTCTCGCTGGTCATCTGGGCCGCCTCGGCACTGTCAGCCGAAGACCGCCTCACGCCGGGCACCTTCGTCGCTTTCGTCGCCGCCATGGCCATGCTCTTCGAGCCGATCCGCCGGCTCACCAATGTGAACAACGTCATCCAGAAAGGTCTGGCTGGCGCGCAGAGTATTTTCGAGTTGCTCGACAGCCCCGCCGAGGCCGACACCGCCAGCGGCACCATCGAGCGCGGCCGCGGCGCGCTACGCTTCGAGTCAGTGAGCTTCCGCTACGCCGGGCAGAGCCAGCCCGCGGTGAGCGACTTCACGCTCGACATTCCCACCGGCAAGACCGTCGCGCTGGTCGGCGCCTCGGGCAGCGGCAAGACCACCATCATCCAGCTCATCGCCCGCTTCTTCGACCCCGCCAGCGGCCGCATCCTGCTCGACGGCACGCCCCTGCCCGAGCTGCCGCTCGCCGCCCTGCGCGCCCAGATCGGCTGGGTCGGCCAGCAAGTGGTGCTGTTTGACGACACCATCGCCGCCAACATCGCCTACGGCCGGCCGGATGCCACGCCCGAGGCCATCGAGGCCGCCGCCCGCCATGCCCACGCCATGGAGTTCATCGCCAAACTGCCGGACGGCCTGGCCACCCGCGTCGGCGCCAACGGCAGCCAGCTCTCCGGCGGCCAGCGCCAGCGCGTCGCCATCGCCCGCGCCTTCCTCAAGGACGCCCCCGTCCTGCTGCTCGACGAAGCCACCTCGGCGCTGGACAACGAATCCGAACGCGCCGTCAAAGACGCTCTCGTCGAACTGCGCCAGAACCGCACCGTGCTGGTGGTCGCCCACCGCCTGTCGACGATTCGCGATGCCGATCTGATCGTGGTGATGGAACACGGCCGCATCGTCGAGCAAGGCACGCACACCGAACTCGCCAATGCAGGCGGCGCCTATGCGCGGCTGCTGGCGAGCGGCGAAGGGGTGGTGGTCGACGAGGAAACACCCACGCCGTAGGGTGGGCGGCTTGCCGCCCACCATCGGTTGAGCCTTCTGGCGGTGTTGGTGGGTGGCGAGCCACCCACCCTACGACCTACATCGCGGCAAATCGCGAGATCACCATCACGATGACGGAGAGCTGAAAAACGACCAAACACGCCAACAGGCATTGCGCCTCGCGTGCGCTGCGCAGATTCTGGCGAAGATAGCCAAAGACGCTTCCGGCCTCACGTATCGACGCATTCAGCCTAGTTGCCAGAAAAGCCCCCGCCGCGCCGGCGGCCAGCAATATCAGATAAATCAATCCCGTATGCGTGTGCAGCCAGGCGACCACCCCGCTCACTCCGCCGGATCGAAGCGATACCCAAAAATCTCGATATCCCGCGCAAAGTGCTTGGCCACCGCCTCGGCGATCTCGTCGGTGTAATAACTGCGGTAGTCCTTCTTGCGGTCCTTGGCCTGGCGCTTGTGCTGCAACTCGGGCGCACGCACGCCGATGCGGCGGCAAGCTTCTTCGAAATCTTCGTGCAGGTTCTCGTAACGCCCCATGAAGTCGACCAACACCTTGCCGTGCAGATCGACCACGTAATCGCTCTGCAGCTCGATGCTGGTATCCACATGAAACTGGTAGGGGCGCTCGGGGTCGAGCTTCCAGCGGATGAACTCGTCGAAGGTCTCGATGTGGCTCATCAGGTGCGGGCGCTCGCGGCGGATGTGGTGGAAGGAGCTGACCTGCAAATCCCACGGGTTGCGCACGAAAACGAACTTGAACAGATTGTCGAAGGTCTCGGCCGGCAGCATTTCCTTGGCAGCGATGATCTTGGAGTGGCGCGGAAACTTGATGCCCAGCCGGTGCCCCGACAACGAGGACAGGCGCGAACACAGAAACTGCGCGACAAACCACGGGTCGCGCAGGCGCAGCGGGCGCAGCGAGTCGCGCACCGAGGTACCGCCGGTCTTGGCGATGTGTACGAACAGGAAGTTGTGTTTCAGGGACAGCAGCATTCAGGTTTCTCCTCGGCCGCTATTGTCGCCCGCTTCGGCATTCAGGCCCAGTGCGGCGAGATAGGCGCTGGCCGAGGCCTCGCGCGAATACTCGGCCACCGCCGATTTGAGCTCTTCGGCCGGCAGCGGCGCGGCAAGCGTGTCGATCATCGCCTGCCCCAGCCCGGCCGCGTCGCCGACCGGCACCAGCGCGCCAAAGCGTCCGCCCGCCAGCACCTCGCGCGGACCGCTCGGGCAGTCGGTCGCCACACTCGGCACGCCGAGGGCCAGCGCTTCGGTCAGCACATTCGGCGAGCCTTCCCAGGCGGAGCTGAGCACAAACAGATTGGCTTTCGCCATCCACGCATAGGGATTGGGCGTGAAGCCCGGCAGGTCGATATCGTCGGCCACGCCGAGCTCGGCGGCCAGGGCTTCGAGCTTCTTGCGCTGGCGGCCGTCGCCGAGGATCACCAGGCGCGCGGGCTGTGCGCGGCGCAGCACGGCAAAGGCGCGCACAAGGGTCGGGAAATCTTTTTGCTCGGTGAGCCGGCCGGCGGCGAGCACCAGCGGCACCGCACGATCAGCGACCCACGGGTGCTCAACCGGCTCGGCGGCCATCGCGCTCAGGCGCGGCGTCACCACCGGGTTGCGAATCACCTGCAGTTGCTCGCGCGGCAGGCCGGTGAGGTGCACGGTGTCGTCGAGCACGCCTTGCGACACGCATACCACCCGATCCACCGACGGATAAAACCAGCGCATCGGCGCCACCCGCAGCCAGCGCGACAGGCCGGCGCGATCTTCCAGCGCGGCCGACAGATTGGTCCCCAGTCGCCCGACAATGCGCACCGGCACCCGCGCCAGTGCCCGCGCCAGCACGGCGGCGCGGATGGCGCGGTCCTTGGCCACCAGCATGGCTTGCGGCCGATGGGTGCGCAGATAGCGCATCAGCGGAAACACCGCCAGGCCGCTGTGACGCACGCCCAGATCAATCAGCCGCACGCCCTCGGGCAGGCTGCCAAGGTGCGCGCTGTCGGCGCGGATGGCGAGCAGGTCGACCGCAAAGCCGCGCGCAGCAAAACCTTCGACCAGATTGAGCACCATGCGCTCGACCCCGCCCTCGCCGGAAAAAGAGATGAATACCGCAAGCCGGGTCATTGAAATGCCTTGAAACCGAGCGCCGCCAGATAGGCGCGCGCACTGGCTGAATCGGAATAGCCCGCCACCGCCGCGCGCGATTGCGCCGCCGGCACGGGCTGCGCGAGCTGGCGATGCAGGCCCTCGGCCAGCGCCGCCACATCGCCCACCGGCACCAGCGGGCCGACCGTGCCGCCGGCGAGCACCTCGCGCGGGCCGCTCGGGCAGTCGCAGGCCACCGAGGGCGCGCCCAGCGCCAGCGCTTCGATCAGCACCACCGGCATGCCTTCCCAACGCGAACACAGCGCAAACACCGCGGCGCGCGCCATGTAGGGATAGGGATTGGCCGTGAAGCCCGGCAGCGCCACGTCGTCAGCGACACCCAGTTCGACGGCGAGCCGCTCCAGTTCGCCACGGCGACGCCCCTCGCCGAGAATCACCAGGCGGCAGGGGCGCGTCGCGCGGACCTTCGCGAACGCACGCAGCAGCGTGGCAAAGTCCTTGCGCTCCGACAGCTCGCCCACGCCGAGAATCACCGGCATTTGCCCGCCGGCAAACCACGGGTGATCCAGCGGCTCGGTCGCACGCGCCTGCAAGGCATCGGTGAGGATCGGGCTGGGCACCACATGGATTCGCTCGCGCGGCAATCGGGCGAAGGCGGCCAGGTCGTCCGCCGCACCCGCAGACGGCACCAGCAGCGCGTCGGCAGCCGGGTAGCACCAGCGCATCGACAGCGTTTGCGTCCAGCGATCCATCGCCCCCCGGCTGGCCAGATTGACCGACACCGTCGTGCCCTGGCGCAAGCCGACGCGTGTCGGCACGCGCGCCACGGCA comes from Denitromonas sp. and encodes:
- the msbA gene encoding lipid A export permease/ATP-binding protein MsbA; the protein is MKEGLALYRRLLGSILPYRKVVALSVLAMIAAASLEPVLPALLKPLIDESLIGKSESAQWKVPLLLMLAFLGKGIAEYLSSVSSQWVANKAITDLRQQVFRHQMHLPVSAHQAEAQGRMLSRILYDIPQVGSALSNAWIIVVRDTLVVIGLTGYLVWTAWELTLLLLIVAPVMAIIIRQASRKLRGGNRAMQATTGRMTGAVEESLNGVREIKLFGAHEHENSRFAEISERLRKETMRTVRVSAANVPIVQIVAATAVSLVIWAASALSAEDRLTPGTFVAFVAAMAMLFEPIRRLTNVNNVIQKGLAGAQSIFELLDSPAEADTASGTIERGRGALRFESVSFRYAGQSQPAVSDFTLDIPTGKTVALVGASGSGKTTIIQLIARFFDPASGRILLDGTPLPELPLAALRAQIGWVGQQVVLFDDTIAANIAYGRPDATPEAIEAAARHAHAMEFIAKLPDGLATRVGANGSQLSGGQRQRVAIARAFLKDAPVLLLDEATSALDNESERAVKDALVELRQNRTVLVVAHRLSTIRDADLIVVMEHGRIVEQGTHTELANAGGAYARLLASGEGVVVDEETPTP
- a CDS encoding sulfotransferase family 2 domain-containing protein; this translates as MLLSLKHNFLFVHIAKTGGTSVRDSLRPLRLRDPWFVAQFLCSRLSSLSGHRLGIKFPRHSKIIAAKEMLPAETFDNLFKFVFVRNPWDLQVSSFHHIRRERPHLMSHIETFDEFIRWKLDPERPYQFHVDTSIELQSDYVVDLHGKVLVDFMGRYENLHEDFEEACRRIGVRAPELQHKRQAKDRKKDYRSYYTDEIAEAVAKHFARDIEIFGYRFDPAE
- a CDS encoding glycosyltransferase, whose translation is MTRLAVFISFSGEGGVERMVLNLVEGFAARGFAVDLLAIRADSAHLGSLPEGVRLIDLGVRHSGLAVFPLMRYLRTHRPQAMLVAKDRAIRAAVLARALARVPVRIVGRLGTNLSAALEDRAGLSRWLRVAPMRWFYPSVDRVVCVSQGVLDDTVHLTGLPREQLQVIRNPVVTPRLSAMAAEPVEHPWVADRAVPLVLAAGRLTEQKDFPTLVRAFAVLRRAQPARLVILGDGRQRKKLEALAAELGVADDIDLPGFTPNPYAWMAKANLFVLSSAWEGSPNVLTEALALGVPSVATDCPSGPREVLAGGRFGALVPVGDAAGLGQAMIDTLAAPLPAEELKSAVAEYSREASASAYLAALGLNAEAGDNSGRGET
- a CDS encoding glycosyltransferase gives rise to the protein MSTDLAIFAATSGHSGVDRVLRNLVPAIARLGVTVDVLGIDGHGPHFDHLPEGARHLALGAQHVNSAIPALIRYLRRERPQAMLSDKDRVNRAALLARAVARVPTRVGLRQGTTVSVNLASRGAMDRWTQTLSMRWCYPAADALLVPSAGAADDLAAFARLPRERIHVVPSPILTDALQARATEPLDHPWFAGGQMPVILGVGELSERKDFATLLRAFAKVRATRPCRLVILGEGRRRGELERLAVELGVADDVALPGFTANPYPYMARAAVFALCSRWEGMPVVLIEALALGAPSVACDCPSGPREVLAGGTVGPLVPVGDVAALAEGLHRQLAQPVPAAQSRAAVAGYSDSASARAYLAALGFKAFQ